AAATAGTCACAGCGCCTATCCAGCCAAGCCCAGTCGTGCCAATCATCGACTCGATATTGCCAGAGAACCAGCTTATCAGTCCAAGCTTATTAAGATAAGCGGCCATCATAATAAGGGCGCCAAACCAAATAATGGTATCCCATGCTGACTTCTCTTTTAAAATATCGTCCCAAGTCAGTACCCCAGTCAATATCAAGGTCGTCAAACCAATAAATGCTGTGGTTGTAGCATCAACGCTATATTGCTCACCTAATATCAATGCGGGAATATTCGCCCACAATAACAGCATGAGAGCAAATACCCCGAGCATGATTTTTTCTTGGCTACTTATTTTTCCCATTTCTGCCAAATTTTCCTTGGCAAAACCTTTTGCATCGGGCGTGATTTTAACATCAGGGGGATAAATTATATAAATGACTAACGGCATCACAAGCAAACATAGCATGCCAGGTACAAACATCGCCACCGCCCAAGTGGTCCATGACAGCTGAATATCACCGCCTGTGGCTTTATTCACCAAATCTACAACCAGCGGGTTGGGCGCAGTAGCCGTGATAAACATCCCAGAAGTAATCGGGTTGGCATGATAGTTCACCATCGCCAAATAACGACCAATCTTATTTTGAGTGCCTTCTTCTGGCGTCGAATGAAAGCTTTGCGCGATAGACTTCATAATAGGATGAATAATACCGCCGCCACGCGCCGTATTAGAAGGCGTAATGGGTGCTATCATCAATTCAGCCGCAGTCAAAGAATAAGCCACGCCGATGGTTTTTTTACCAAAAATAGAAATAAAATAATAGGCAATACGCCGACCCAAACCCGTTTTTATCAAGCCACGCGATATCATGACTGCAATACCAATTAGCCAAATCAACGGACTTGAGTAGCTTGATAGTGCATTACTAATGGCTTGTGCTGGGCTATCACTAGTCACGCCTGTCAGTGCGACTAGGGTGACTGCAATGATAGCAATGGCACCAATGGGTAATACTTTGCCGATGATGGCGACAATAGTGGCGATGAATAACGCCAGCATGTGCCATGCTGCAGGGGTAACGCCAGTAGGCACTGGTATCACAAACCAAATGATCAAGCCGACCAAAATGGCAACCGCTGCTTGAATAGGCTTAAATGGCATGATTAAGTATCCTTATAAATGCTTATACCATCACGCAGTCATATTATATAAAGGATCATCAAAGTAGCCACTGCGACAAAAGACTCAATGAATCATATAACCATCTTATAAGATTTATAGAATTATTTTTCTATTATTCACCATTTTTAACATATCTATTTAGAATAAAGAGTAAATATTCAGTAATTGAGTACCAATAGTAGGGTTAAACTAACAGCCATAAAAAAGAGCACGTTGGATAACGTACTCTTTTTTATGGTATTAACTTTTTGGCATTAACGATT
This region of Psychrobacter sp. JCM 18902 genomic DNA includes:
- a CDS encoding anion permease, with the translated sequence MPFKPIQAAVAILVGLIIWFVIPVPTGVTPAAWHMLALFIATIVAIIGKVLPIGAIAIIAVTLVALTGVTSDSPAQAISNALSSYSSPLIWLIGIAVMISRGLIKTGLGRRIAYYFISIFGKKTIGVAYSLTAAELMIAPITPSNTARGGGIIHPIMKSIAQSFHSTPEEGTQNKIGRYLAMVNYHANPITSGMFITATAPNPLVVDLVNKATGGDIQLSWTTWAVAMFVPGMLCLLVMPLVIYIIYPPDVKITPDAKGFAKENLAEMGKISSQEKIMLGVFALMLLLWANIPALILGEQYSVDATTTAFIGLTTLILTGVLTWDDILKEKSAWDTIIWFGALIMMAAYLNKLGLISWFSGNIESMIGTTGLGWIGAVTILTLVYLYIHYFFASTTAHITALFAAFYAVGLSLGAPPMLYALILAAAGNIMMTLTHYATGTAPVIFNSGYVTLREWWSIGAIMSVVNLVIWIGAGLIWWKVLGYY